A genomic segment from Burkholderia plantarii encodes:
- a CDS encoding SDR family oxidoreductase: MKLSGNTILITGGTSGIGLALAERLHALDNRVIVAGRDEAALAALRERLPGLAALRADVGDPDQVRRLHEQVLQAFPATNQLINCAGIMRKLDLQRPGFDLADVTREVQTNLNGTIWMSLQFIAHLKRRPNAAIVNVSSGLAFVPMPISPVYSASKAAVHAFTLSLRAQLSNTAIRVFELAPPGTDTPLFHGDFSTEETAGVKPMPVATLADRALAGLRRDVLEIRPGLANVLKLGSRLAPRLLLKQTSRSVALMHRDNAAGYE, from the coding sequence ATGAAGCTTTCCGGCAACACGATCCTGATCACCGGCGGCACCTCGGGCATCGGCCTCGCGCTGGCCGAGCGCCTGCATGCGCTCGACAACCGCGTGATCGTGGCGGGGCGCGACGAGGCCGCGCTCGCGGCGCTGCGCGAGCGGCTGCCGGGGCTTGCGGCGCTGCGCGCCGACGTCGGCGACCCCGACCAGGTGCGACGGCTGCACGAGCAGGTGCTGCAGGCATTTCCCGCCACCAACCAGCTGATCAACTGCGCCGGCATCATGCGCAAGCTCGACCTGCAGCGGCCCGGCTTCGACCTGGCCGACGTGACGCGCGAGGTGCAGACCAACCTGAACGGCACGATCTGGATGTCGCTGCAGTTCATCGCGCACCTGAAGCGGCGGCCGAACGCGGCGATCGTCAACGTTTCGTCGGGACTCGCGTTCGTGCCGATGCCGATCTCGCCCGTCTACAGCGCGAGCAAGGCGGCGGTCCACGCGTTCACGCTGTCGTTGCGCGCGCAACTGTCGAACACGGCGATCCGGGTGTTCGAACTGGCGCCGCCGGGCACCGACACGCCGCTGTTCCATGGCGACTTCTCGACCGAGGAAACCGCCGGCGTCAAGCCGATGCCGGTGGCGACGCTGGCCGACCGCGCGCTCGCGGGGCTGCGCCGCGACGTGCTGGAGATCCGGCCCGGCCTCGCGAACGTGCTGAAGCTCGGCAGCCGGCTCGCGCCGCGCTTGCTGCTGAAGCAGACGAGCCGCTCGGTCGCGCTGATGCACCGTGACAACGCGGCGGGATACGAGTGA
- a CDS encoding 2-oxoglutarate dehydrogenase E1 component produces MFSRYPEYATPAGFVHTEVRDASQSAKPLLIGRFVDAHRHAGYRVADIDPLRLAPPPHVPELDPGFHGLTPDEPLDTPLVGFETARTVGELERQLKHRYCGALALDCSGVRDETRRRWLFGRLESGEANRAPAPERRHAVLAQLLAAETWERTVAGRFAGAKRFSLEGCESLIPLLGAVIDTAGRHGVSRLFLGLPHRGRLNALVNVMGVSATEILARLDPDSTLAATQADLPYHLGGVARRPTPHGEITVQLAHNPSHLQSVYPVVVGMARAHQDAHGEAACLPVVVHGDAAFAGQGVVSETLNLARNAGYSPAGTLHVIVNNQIGFTTPNRMDAEAHAYCTDVARGVDAPVVRVNADRPDEVLHAVAIAFDYRMTFHADIVIDLIGYRRLGHSEHDIPALTQPVLQAAIGAHPGVVELYHASLDGVAPLDALREAAAQALLREGDDEAPPSADPAAHAAARPLHALSPARLRALTDALTRVPPGARIHEFVARLIGRWRETAAGDANQVDWSFAENLAYASLLDDGFGVRLSGMDVGRGTFMHRQAVWHLQDGGANAGELHTPLTAIAAHQGRFDIVNSPLTEEAVLGFEYGYSVAARDALTIWEAQFGDFVNGAQVFVDQYIAAGEQKWGYRSRLTVLLPHGHEGVGPEHSNGYLGRFLQLCADDNLRVVCPSTSAQWFHLLRGQAAARQPKPLVVMSPKSQLYGNARSHSTVADLLDGTFATVIPDASVVDPACVRKVVLSSGKLHYALREARDAAGDAGVALVRVEQLYPFPQLELACALAAFGNLETVVWAQEEDVNQGAWRFVRDELEAVLPAGCRLSAVCRTLTAAGAHSSVRAHQAEQQRLVAQALGPREAVIGTDAAPTVAGAAEPAVEAAVHD; encoded by the coding sequence ATGTTCAGCCGATATCCCGAATACGCGACACCCGCCGGTTTTGTCCACACCGAGGTGCGAGACGCTTCGCAAAGCGCGAAGCCCTTGCTGATCGGCCGTTTCGTCGATGCGCACCGCCACGCCGGCTACCGCGTGGCCGACATCGATCCGCTCAGGCTCGCCCCGCCGCCCCACGTCCCCGAACTCGATCCGGGCTTTCACGGGCTCACGCCCGACGAGCCGCTCGACACGCCGCTGGTCGGCTTCGAGACGGCGCGCACCGTCGGCGAGCTGGAGCGGCAACTCAAGCATCGCTATTGCGGCGCGCTCGCGCTCGATTGCAGCGGCGTGCGCGATGAAACGCGACGACGCTGGCTGTTCGGCCGGCTCGAGTCCGGCGAGGCGAACCGCGCGCCGGCGCCCGAGCGGCGGCACGCCGTGCTGGCCCAGCTGCTCGCGGCCGAAACCTGGGAGCGCACCGTGGCCGGGCGCTTCGCCGGCGCGAAGCGCTTCTCGCTCGAAGGCTGCGAGAGCCTGATCCCGCTGCTCGGCGCCGTGATCGACACCGCCGGCCGCCATGGCGTCAGCCGGCTGTTCCTCGGCCTGCCGCATCGCGGCAGGCTCAACGCGCTCGTCAACGTGATGGGCGTGAGCGCGACGGAGATCCTGGCCCGGCTCGACCCCGACTCGACGCTCGCCGCGACGCAGGCCGACCTGCCCTACCACCTCGGCGGCGTCGCCCGCCGGCCCACGCCGCACGGCGAGATCACGGTGCAGCTGGCGCACAACCCGTCGCATCTGCAAAGCGTCTACCCGGTGGTGGTCGGCATGGCGCGCGCCCATCAGGACGCGCACGGCGAGGCCGCCTGCCTGCCGGTGGTGGTGCATGGCGATGCCGCGTTCGCCGGCCAGGGCGTCGTGAGCGAGACGCTCAACCTGGCGCGCAACGCCGGTTATTCGCCGGCCGGCACCCTGCATGTGATCGTCAACAACCAGATCGGCTTCACCACGCCGAACCGCATGGACGCCGAGGCGCACGCCTATTGCACCGACGTGGCGCGCGGCGTCGACGCGCCGGTGGTGCGCGTCAACGCCGACCGGCCGGACGAGGTGCTGCACGCCGTGGCGATCGCGTTCGACTACCGGATGACCTTCCACGCCGACATCGTGATCGACCTGATCGGCTATCGCCGCCTCGGCCATTCCGAGCACGACATCCCCGCGCTCACGCAGCCGGTGCTGCAGGCCGCGATCGGCGCGCATCCGGGCGTGGTCGAGCTGTATCACGCCTCGCTCGACGGCGTGGCGCCGCTCGACGCGCTGCGCGAGGCGGCCGCGCAGGCGCTGCTGCGCGAAGGCGACGACGAGGCACCGCCTTCGGCCGATCCCGCCGCCCACGCCGCCGCGCGGCCGCTGCACGCGCTGTCGCCCGCGCGGCTGCGCGCGCTGACCGATGCGCTCACGCGCGTGCCGCCCGGCGCGCGCATCCACGAGTTCGTCGCCCGGCTGATCGGGCGCTGGCGCGAGACGGCCGCCGGCGACGCAAACCAGGTGGACTGGAGCTTCGCCGAGAACCTGGCCTACGCGTCGCTGCTCGACGACGGCTTCGGGGTCCGGCTCTCGGGCATGGACGTCGGGCGCGGTACCTTCATGCACCGGCAGGCCGTGTGGCATCTGCAGGACGGCGGCGCCAACGCCGGCGAACTGCACACGCCGCTCACCGCGATCGCCGCGCATCAGGGCAGGTTCGACATCGTCAATTCGCCGCTGACCGAGGAAGCCGTGCTCGGCTTCGAGTACGGCTACAGCGTCGCGGCGCGCGACGCGCTGACGATCTGGGAAGCGCAGTTCGGCGATTTCGTGAACGGCGCGCAGGTGTTCGTCGATCAGTACATCGCGGCCGGCGAGCAGAAGTGGGGCTACCGATCGCGGCTGACGGTGCTGCTGCCGCACGGACACGAGGGCGTCGGTCCCGAGCATTCGAACGGCTATCTCGGCCGCTTCCTGCAACTGTGCGCGGACGACAACCTGCGCGTGGTGTGCCCGTCCACCTCGGCGCAGTGGTTCCACCTGCTGCGCGGGCAGGCGGCGGCGCGGCAGCCGAAGCCGCTCGTCGTGATGTCGCCGAAATCGCAGCTGTACGGCAACGCGCGTTCGCACTCGACCGTGGCCGATCTGCTCGACGGCACGTTCGCCACCGTGATTCCGGACGCGTCGGTGGTCGATCCGGCATGCGTGAGGAAGGTCGTGCTGTCGAGCGGCAAGTTGCATTACGCGCTGCGGGAAGCCCGTGACGCGGCCGGCGATGCCGGCGTCGCGCTGGTGCGTGTCGAACAGCTCTATCCGTTCCCGCAGCTGGAGCTGGCCTGCGCGCTCGCCGCGTTCGGCAACCTGGAGACGGTCGTCTGGGCGCAGGAGGAGGACGTGAACCAGGGAGCGTGGCGGTTCGTGCGCGACGAGCTGGAAGCGGTGCTGCCGGCGGGCTGCCGCCTGAGCGCGGTGTGCCGGACGCTGACGGCGGCGGGCGCGCACTCCTCCGTGCGTGCGCATCAGGCCGAGCAGCAGCGGCTGGTGGCGCAGGCGCTCGGGCCTCGCGAGGCCGTGATCGGGACCGACGCGGCGCCGACCGTTGCCGGAGCCGCCGAGCCTGCCGTGGAAGCCGCCGTCCACGATTGA